In Microvenator marinus, one genomic interval encodes:
- a CDS encoding lysylphosphatidylglycerol synthase transmembrane domain-containing protein, with translation MSRLERRTLMGVLFAVLAYALLAMWADAREVLDGWTELDPLVFTLALGLSVVNYAFRYLKWVMYLRLLGERVEHRINIPIFLAGFSMAVTPGKIGEVLKSSLLKDARGISVAKTAPIVLAERLTDLIALVLMAAFGASAFGIGLNGLVIVMLVLVSGMLFIQRRDWVLALLRVIRWKRLLGIRQKLEEAYESARTLLGFKVTILSVLLSVVSWSMEGLAFYLIVDSLGGEATLSSAIFVFSMSTVLGALSFLPGGLGVAEGSMLGMLKALGIFTQRAPALLSTYVIRFTTLWFAVFIGFVALSVHRRQMISTLDHQNPSS, from the coding sequence ATGAGTCGATTAGAGCGTCGTACACTCATGGGGGTACTCTTTGCCGTGCTCGCCTACGCATTGCTCGCCATGTGGGCGGACGCGCGCGAGGTTCTTGACGGTTGGACCGAGCTAGATCCGCTGGTATTCACATTGGCGCTTGGGCTCAGTGTGGTGAACTACGCGTTTCGCTACTTGAAATGGGTGATGTATCTTCGGTTGCTGGGCGAGCGAGTCGAACATCGCATCAACATTCCGATTTTCCTAGCTGGATTCTCGATGGCCGTCACGCCAGGCAAGATTGGAGAGGTCCTGAAGAGTTCACTTCTTAAAGATGCGCGGGGGATTTCGGTGGCGAAGACCGCCCCAATCGTACTGGCAGAGCGTCTGACCGATCTCATCGCGCTCGTTTTGATGGCAGCGTTTGGAGCAAGTGCGTTTGGAATCGGTCTCAACGGATTGGTCATCGTGATGTTGGTGTTGGTGAGTGGAATGCTCTTCATTCAACGCCGTGATTGGGTGCTTGCCCTTCTTAGAGTGATTCGATGGAAGCGTTTACTCGGCATCAGGCAAAAACTTGAAGAAGCCTATGAATCCGCCCGCACCCTACTTGGGTTCAAGGTCACGATCTTAAGTGTTCTATTGAGTGTTGTTTCATGGTCGATGGAGGGGCTCGCGTTCTACCTTATCGTGGACTCACTCGGTGGCGAGGCGACTCTCTCAAGCGCCATCTTTGTGTTCTCGATGAGCACGGTGCTCGGCGCGCTGAGCTTTCTTCCGGGCGGGCTCGGAGTGGCAGAGGGGAGTATGTTGGGGATGTTGAAGGCTCTGGGGATCTTCACCCAGAGGGCGCCTGCATTGCTTTCAACCTACGTGATTCGATTTACTACGCTTTGGTTTGCGGTCTTTATTGGGTTCGTCGCGCTCAGCGTTCATCGGAGGCAAATGATATCTACGCTTGACCATCAGAATCCAAGTTCTTAG
- a CDS encoding AAA family ATPase: MSALKKCNVCSTEFFVKYRWQLDNKNGQMRYFCSQECEQKAREEADEVACSTCDKRFTPKYAYQAGTVDGRPVYFCSMECRTPTVQEVRKKAEEGAGPMRIAILNQKGGTGKTTTTVSLAAGLAEAGHRVLVIDVDSQGHVGVSLGVEGKHTIYHVVVEEIPLERCVVRARPNLDILIGNETLASAEIVLARMNEGRDRALRDRLEDVSNYDFVLLDCGPSLSLLNMNALTFADHLIVPVSCDYLSLVGVKQVMKTLKNVNQVLLHPITVLGILPTFYDMRNNISDESVRTLKGYFQDKVLPPIRVNTKLKEAPSLQKTIFEFAPESRGASDYQKVVDWLLREKETRFKKSA; encoded by the coding sequence ATGAGCGCACTCAAGAAGTGTAATGTTTGCTCCACCGAATTTTTCGTAAAATATCGGTGGCAACTCGACAATAAGAACGGCCAAATGCGTTATTTTTGCTCACAGGAGTGTGAGCAGAAAGCACGTGAAGAGGCCGACGAAGTCGCGTGTTCAACGTGTGACAAGCGTTTCACCCCCAAATACGCCTATCAGGCGGGAACTGTAGATGGCCGACCTGTCTACTTCTGCTCGATGGAGTGTCGAACTCCTACTGTTCAGGAAGTACGTAAGAAGGCAGAGGAGGGCGCGGGGCCAATGCGAATCGCCATCCTCAACCAGAAGGGTGGAACCGGAAAGACCACGACGACCGTGTCGCTCGCCGCTGGATTGGCGGAGGCAGGGCATCGAGTTCTGGTCATCGACGTGGATAGCCAGGGTCACGTGGGTGTGAGTTTGGGGGTTGAAGGAAAACACACGATTTATCACGTTGTGGTCGAAGAGATTCCGCTGGAACGTTGCGTTGTTCGAGCCCGTCCTAATCTCGATATTTTGATAGGCAACGAGACGCTTGCTTCCGCGGAAATCGTCTTGGCTCGAATGAACGAAGGCCGAGATCGTGCGCTACGTGACCGCCTTGAAGACGTTTCTAACTACGATTTCGTGCTTCTAGACTGCGGGCCGAGCCTGAGCCTTCTAAATATGAATGCTCTGACATTCGCAGACCACCTTATCGTTCCGGTCTCATGTGATTACTTGAGTCTGGTAGGTGTTAAGCAGGTGATGAAGACTTTGAAGAACGTCAATCAGGTCTTACTCCATCCGATTACCGTTTTGGGTATCCTCCCGACCTTCTACGATATGCGAAATAATATCAGTGACGAGTCGGTGCGTACCTTGAAAGGATACTTTCAGGACAAGGTTTTGCCTCCTATCCGTGTGAATACAAAGTTGAAAGAGGCTCCAAGTCTTCAGAAGACGATTTTCGAGTTTGCGCCGGAAAGCCGAGGCGCTTCTGACTACCAAAAAGTGGTCGATTGGCTTCTCAGAGAAAAGGAAACTCGCTTTAAGAAGTCAGCTTGA
- the dnaK gene encoding molecular chaperone DnaK, translated as MRVIGIDLGTTNSCVAVVEAGVPRVISNKGGYKTTPSVVAISESGRRLVGQMAKRQAITNARHTVYAAKRLIGRKWNSAAVNHCIETCPYEIVPGPHEDVRIKLRGKEYSLPEISSIILQEMKLVAEEDLKEEVTHAVVTVPAYFNDLQRQATKDAGRIAGLEILRIINEPTAAALAYGYGKDMDRRIAIYDLGGGTFDISILEISSGVFDVLSTAGDTFLGGEDFDARIIEHLAFEFARQHRVDLRKDEMSLQRLRDAAEKAKIELTSKNETEISLPFIYTREGGEALHLQTTISKETFEGLVVDLIQRTIKICQATLQDAGLEVADIDDVVLVGGMTRMPKIQEAVKEYFGRTPGKSVHPDEAVAIGAAIQGMALIEPENDVLLLDVTPHSLGIMIHGGGFEKLIEAQSTVPTSHSHEFTTIRDNQTSVKIVVFQGESPRAAENELLGEFVLTGLRPGPAGAVTIEVTFDISSDGIVSVAAKDLDTGKEQSITVTAASGLTEEEIQAMIKENESYLVQLKEGEDLEKLRAWVRKQVREVERLASLLDGSSGPQRMAGESAETVVSQARAALDEDTPSALKNSIDQLESALSDLKTFVD; from the coding sequence ATGAGGGTGATTGGCATCGACTTGGGGACCACAAATTCATGCGTGGCCGTTGTAGAAGCGGGAGTTCCCCGAGTGATCTCGAATAAGGGAGGTTATAAAACGACCCCGAGTGTCGTCGCCATCTCTGAGTCCGGCCGACGCCTCGTGGGACAAATGGCGAAGCGCCAGGCCATCACCAATGCTCGACACACGGTGTACGCAGCCAAGCGCCTTATCGGACGCAAGTGGAATTCGGCGGCTGTCAATCATTGCATCGAGACATGTCCGTACGAAATCGTGCCAGGCCCGCATGAAGATGTGAGGATTAAGCTTCGTGGCAAGGAGTATAGTCTGCCTGAGATCTCGAGCATCATTCTTCAGGAAATGAAATTGGTGGCCGAGGAAGACCTCAAGGAAGAAGTCACTCATGCCGTGGTGACGGTGCCTGCCTATTTCAACGACCTACAGCGTCAGGCAACCAAGGATGCTGGACGAATCGCGGGTCTTGAGATCCTTAGGATTATCAATGAGCCAACTGCTGCAGCGCTAGCCTATGGTTACGGCAAAGATATGGATCGCCGCATCGCCATTTATGACCTCGGCGGCGGAACCTTCGATATCTCGATTTTGGAGATTAGTTCTGGGGTGTTTGATGTACTTTCCACGGCCGGTGATACCTTCCTTGGCGGTGAGGACTTTGACGCGCGGATCATCGAACATCTTGCGTTTGAGTTCGCTCGGCAACATCGGGTGGATTTGCGAAAGGACGAGATGTCTCTTCAACGCCTCAGGGACGCCGCGGAGAAAGCGAAGATCGAACTCACATCCAAGAATGAGACAGAAATCAGTCTTCCTTTCATTTACACCCGTGAGGGTGGAGAGGCGTTGCACCTTCAAACGACCATTTCAAAGGAAACGTTTGAAGGCCTGGTCGTTGACTTGATTCAACGTACCATCAAAATTTGCCAGGCGACCCTCCAAGATGCCGGACTCGAGGTGGCGGATATCGACGATGTGGTGCTCGTTGGCGGAATGACCCGGATGCCAAAAATCCAGGAAGCGGTTAAAGAGTATTTTGGTCGAACCCCTGGAAAGAGCGTTCATCCTGACGAGGCGGTGGCGATTGGGGCCGCGATTCAGGGAATGGCACTAATCGAGCCTGAAAATGACGTTCTACTCTTGGACGTGACTCCGCACTCGCTCGGGATCATGATTCACGGTGGTGGATTCGAAAAGCTCATCGAAGCACAATCCACGGTGCCGACGAGCCATAGTCACGAATTCACAACGATTCGTGATAACCAGACCTCGGTAAAAATCGTGGTGTTTCAGGGCGAGAGCCCGCGCGCAGCAGAGAACGAACTCCTTGGCGAATTCGTGTTGACTGGACTCAGACCGGGCCCAGCCGGCGCGGTCACTATCGAGGTTACCTTCGACATCAGTTCTGATGGTATTGTAAGCGTGGCGGCCAAAGACTTGGATACTGGAAAGGAACAGTCGATCACCGTGACAGCGGCCAGCGGCCTTACCGAAGAAGAGATTCAGGCCATGATCAAGGAGAACGAGAGTTATCTCGTTCAGCTTAAGGAAGGCGAGGACCTTGAAAAGCTCCGCGCGTGGGTCCGAAAGCAGGTTCGTGAAGTTGAGAGGTTGGCGTCGCTCCTCGATGGAAGCTCGGGTCCGCAGCGAATGGCGGGTGAGAGCGCAGAGACGGTGGTCAGCCAGGCGCGCGCGGCCTTGGATGAAGATACTCCAAGTGCACTCAAGAACTCGATTGACCAGCTTGAAAGTGCACTTTCTGATTTGAAGACTTTTGTCGATTGA
- a CDS encoding J domain-containing protein, with product MLDDALKLAPKEDVDYRNLSGQPTPEDFFLLSRIRGSVTVAQVISVSGLGRDKTITGLERLLSLGLLEAEGHSSVAQSPPAVQAPAPQPRPTPEPRPEPARTSVPTAPKAAPEPAKVVEPVLEQKHVHESFAPVISEPDDDDLFEADSPAHLSKLKNASGTTVHTAEAELFGSDDDDDDLFGGPPAASADDDDLFGGPPAQAAAPAQAKPEPVSLFEDDAPSPTPTPAASPSQPDFGEATFAVAWSDYELDESQLLFGPDLDDGFKREILYVYEQLPRLTYYDLLGVKDGEDPRKSKKTYIKLSKRFHPDVFYGKDAGEFGTWSEEIFKTVTKAFQTLSNPKKRAEYDATLQDSEGLGGESGSEAADENRRQLAFQTLVRQAYALEEQGLFSQAVNEYRRALSFQRDDSLLIRCATLLLHAGIRLDEAATYARAALEANQRDSEAWLLLGKIYERSEILDAALEAYEKAAECAPHEQTLLVHVERLRASLGY from the coding sequence TTGTTAGACGACGCTCTCAAGCTGGCGCCCAAAGAGGACGTAGACTACCGCAATCTGAGCGGTCAACCGACTCCGGAAGATTTCTTTTTGCTTTCGAGAATTCGGGGCTCCGTTACAGTTGCACAAGTCATTAGCGTTTCTGGTCTCGGTCGCGATAAGACAATCACGGGACTTGAGCGATTGCTATCCTTAGGACTTTTAGAGGCCGAAGGTCATTCGTCCGTCGCACAATCTCCCCCCGCTGTGCAGGCACCAGCGCCACAACCAAGACCAACTCCTGAGCCAAGGCCCGAGCCAGCGCGTACCTCAGTACCGACTGCTCCAAAAGCAGCGCCAGAGCCAGCCAAAGTTGTCGAGCCAGTCTTGGAGCAAAAGCACGTCCATGAGTCGTTTGCGCCGGTAATCTCAGAGCCTGATGACGACGACCTTTTTGAAGCTGATTCGCCGGCCCATCTTTCAAAGCTAAAGAACGCGAGCGGTACCACGGTGCATACGGCGGAAGCCGAACTTTTCGGCTCGGACGACGACGACGACGACCTTTTTGGCGGGCCACCGGCTGCAAGTGCTGACGATGACGACCTCTTTGGTGGGCCTCCCGCCCAAGCTGCGGCTCCTGCTCAAGCCAAGCCAGAGCCTGTAAGTCTCTTTGAGGACGATGCGCCGAGTCCGACTCCGACTCCAGCTGCGAGTCCTTCGCAACCAGATTTTGGTGAGGCTACTTTTGCGGTGGCGTGGTCCGATTACGAGCTTGATGAGAGTCAATTGCTCTTTGGGCCCGACCTCGACGACGGGTTCAAGCGCGAAATCCTATATGTGTATGAGCAGCTGCCTCGGCTGACCTACTATGACCTCCTCGGGGTCAAGGACGGAGAGGATCCGCGCAAGAGTAAAAAGACGTATATCAAGTTGAGTAAGCGCTTTCATCCGGACGTTTTCTACGGAAAAGACGCCGGGGAGTTTGGGACGTGGTCCGAAGAGATTTTTAAGACCGTGACGAAAGCATTCCAGACACTTTCTAACCCGAAAAAGCGGGCAGAGTACGACGCGACGCTGCAGGACTCTGAAGGGCTTGGCGGTGAATCGGGCAGTGAAGCGGCTGACGAGAACCGTCGCCAATTGGCCTTTCAGACGCTCGTAAGGCAGGCCTACGCACTTGAGGAACAGGGCCTTTTTTCGCAGGCCGTCAACGAGTACCGCCGCGCTTTGTCGTTTCAGCGAGACGATTCCTTGTTGATTCGCTGTGCGACCCTGCTTCTTCACGCGGGCATTCGTCTGGATGAAGCTGCCACCTATGCGCGAGCGGCATTGGAGGCTAACCAGCGGGATTCAGAGGCCTGGCTCTTATTGGGCAAGATATACGAGCGCAGCGAAATTCTGGACGCCGCGCTCGAGGCGTACGAAAAGGCAGCAGAGTGCGCGCCTCACGAGCAAACGTTATTAGTTCATGTTGAGAGATTGAGAGCATCATTGGGATACTAG
- a CDS encoding exo-beta-N-acetylmuramidase NamZ family protein: MVKTGLDRILSEEEFLSKLKGKRVGLLVNPTSVTSGLKHAIDALQTAGVNVVRLFGPEHGVRGEAQDMEAVDENFDPVTGLPTVSLYGHTYESLKPTPSDLDGIDLVLADIQDIGARYYTYVYSIGLMMEACGEVGIEVWVLDRPNPIGGEVVEGNVVMPECKSFVGMQPLAVRHGMSAGELAHFFNRFTTWKCELKVVEMRGWKRSMWFDETGLPWVMPSPNMPTLDTAIVYPGQCLLEGTNASEGRGTTRPFELFGAPYVNAVELGKELRVLDLPGVAFREVSFRPKFQKFGNQTCAGLQMHVTNRDSFRSLSASMAILGAFWKLYAPEFAWREEAYEFVQDRLAIDLLLGDMVLRKGIEDGHDCVELANATGAGRQEFDARRAECLIYT, from the coding sequence ATGGTCAAGACAGGCCTCGACAGAATTCTCAGCGAAGAAGAATTTCTTTCAAAACTTAAGGGAAAACGGGTCGGCCTTTTGGTCAACCCGACCAGTGTTACGTCGGGACTAAAACACGCCATCGACGCGCTCCAGACCGCCGGCGTGAATGTGGTTCGTCTCTTTGGGCCCGAACACGGCGTTCGAGGTGAAGCGCAGGATATGGAGGCCGTAGACGAGAATTTTGATCCCGTCACGGGCCTTCCAACCGTCAGTCTTTATGGGCACACGTACGAAAGCCTAAAGCCTACCCCAAGCGACTTGGACGGCATCGACCTCGTGCTGGCGGATATTCAGGACATCGGAGCCCGGTATTACACCTATGTCTATTCCATCGGATTGATGATGGAGGCGTGTGGCGAGGTGGGAATCGAGGTTTGGGTTCTGGATAGACCGAACCCGATTGGCGGCGAAGTCGTGGAAGGCAACGTGGTCATGCCCGAGTGTAAATCGTTTGTGGGTATGCAGCCGCTCGCCGTGCGGCACGGGATGAGCGCAGGCGAACTGGCGCACTTCTTCAACCGGTTCACCACCTGGAAGTGCGAGCTCAAAGTTGTCGAAATGCGGGGGTGGAAACGCTCGATGTGGTTCGACGAGACGGGCCTTCCTTGGGTCATGCCGTCACCGAATATGCCAACGTTGGATACGGCTATCGTGTACCCCGGGCAATGTCTTTTGGAAGGGACCAACGCGAGCGAGGGCCGCGGTACCACGCGACCTTTTGAGCTTTTCGGGGCACCGTATGTGAACGCGGTGGAGTTGGGTAAAGAGCTTCGAGTGCTTGATTTACCCGGCGTCGCATTTAGAGAAGTTTCATTTCGCCCAAAGTTTCAGAAGTTTGGAAATCAGACCTGCGCCGGGCTACAAATGCATGTCACAAATCGTGATTCATTCCGAAGCCTAAGTGCCTCGATGGCCATTTTGGGAGCATTCTGGAAGCTATACGCGCCTGAGTTCGCGTGGAGAGAAGAAGCCTATGAGTTTGTGCAGGACCGACTGGCCATCGACCTCTTGTTGGGCGATATGGTCCTTCGCAAAGGGATTGAAGACGGGCATGATTGTGTCGAGTTGGCAAATGCAACCGGGGCAGGCCGTCAAGAGTTTGATGCACGTCGTGCCGAGTGCCTCATCTACACGTAG
- a CDS encoding Rossmann-like and DUF2520 domain-containing protein — MERAYVPWTILGAGRAGKAISLLGKEVGAKVTLWNRTAFDSPHSSIRCVEGELETLLSQVGGSVVWLTVSDDAIAEVAAELVPYLKPADIVVHVSGSLDSRVLRSAGLRGPLASIHPLLSISNPRVALDAFRGCAWTIEGDFAALEFGRWVLGKIGVEPIEIRPEDKILYHAAAVMSAGHLTALMDAVFSVAESCGFSAEQARQMYLPLASSILKNLENLDTAAALTGPVARRDQKTIQSHEAALQRLEDSSVSEVYKVLLKRSRALLDDPH; from the coding sequence ATGGAGCGAGCGTACGTTCCCTGGACTATTCTAGGGGCCGGTCGAGCGGGAAAAGCGATTTCACTTCTTGGAAAGGAAGTTGGAGCCAAGGTGACGCTATGGAACCGCACCGCTTTTGATTCCCCACACAGCTCGATTCGATGTGTGGAAGGCGAGCTTGAGACTCTGCTTTCGCAAGTGGGTGGGAGTGTGGTGTGGCTCACAGTCAGTGACGACGCGATTGCCGAGGTGGCGGCTGAGCTCGTTCCCTACCTCAAGCCTGCAGATATTGTAGTGCATGTGTCGGGAAGCCTCGACAGCCGAGTGCTGCGAAGTGCCGGATTGCGTGGACCTCTAGCTTCGATTCATCCGCTCCTCTCAATTTCCAATCCCAGGGTCGCGCTCGATGCGTTCAGGGGCTGCGCGTGGACCATTGAGGGGGATTTTGCGGCGCTTGAGTTTGGCCGTTGGGTCTTGGGAAAGATTGGCGTTGAGCCCATTGAAATCAGACCCGAAGACAAAATTCTCTACCACGCGGCCGCTGTGATGAGCGCAGGGCATCTTACTGCCTTGATGGACGCGGTTTTTAGTGTGGCTGAATCGTGTGGATTCAGTGCTGAACAAGCGCGTCAGATGTACTTGCCGCTGGCGAGTTCCATCCTCAAGAATCTTGAGAATCTCGATACGGCCGCGGCGTTGACCGGTCCCGTTGCGAGGCGAGATCAGAAGACCATCCAAAGCCACGAGGCTGCGCTCCAACGATTGGAGGATAGCAGTGTGTCTGAGGTCTATAAGGTACTCTTGAAGCGAAGCCGGGCCTTGCTAGACGACCCGCACTAA
- a CDS encoding HEAT repeat domain-containing protein gives MQSTSEASVVDELVTDVKQEVRLARRCFAQIDRLTNLMMSYPPGHPIVEEAANVTVQSFREFFEHNDRLSVLVDAHSMKYLGTEERVWETEDPRDYSWALSRDGVYLLHILAGIDQNELRTFVEVLNQLVDERDLSKDAVSILFEAGFRYISYDAIDESLAKLAGLEVDIRDRDTKEEQELIEELFEEAFDKEQQNNMTPEQARQKQQEEFQLRMQKRSERQQRMELGSRQFLDLSPEAQEHLRELKRGFTEHAELEHREGEILAAILGARPKEKLRHQSIDQIGEVMGTLLETQHPWESLEFLKLIHEWRDKFDGPVTGELKNVVAECFTGRRLALMIKMVATAPPDVRRAILQMFNALHLGPASTELVRLLAWDIPEDVEKDVKRFLMERSKYGVGFLKQAIFEVPAEKAKPLVEIAVARMPKSKDVILEIITQPAEPEIKVMALRSMSGHWDSPDQAAELLTPLLTASHEGIRIAALRGLADANPSKLFPLLSGMLNNQLAKKSENEAKEIALLFLQLGGAQALVEMKELIHKRGVVGESDRDLAVLLAKLIARNPQPGVVELLTEVANDWLVPGKIKSTCKELSDLLTR, from the coding sequence ATGCAATCGACGTCTGAAGCCTCGGTCGTTGATGAACTCGTCACAGACGTCAAGCAAGAGGTTCGTCTTGCAAGGCGCTGCTTTGCCCAAATCGATCGACTCACAAACCTGATGATGTCCTACCCACCTGGACACCCGATCGTTGAAGAAGCTGCAAATGTGACGGTTCAGAGCTTTCGTGAATTCTTCGAACACAACGACAGACTCAGCGTTCTCGTCGATGCACACTCCATGAAATACCTCGGTACCGAGGAGCGCGTTTGGGAAACAGAAGACCCAAGAGACTACTCTTGGGCACTTAGCCGTGATGGAGTGTATCTCCTGCATATTTTGGCCGGTATTGACCAAAACGAGCTGCGCACCTTTGTCGAAGTGCTGAACCAATTAGTTGACGAGCGTGACCTCTCGAAAGACGCCGTCTCAATCCTCTTCGAAGCGGGCTTTCGCTACATCTCCTACGACGCGATCGACGAATCGCTGGCAAAGCTAGCCGGACTCGAAGTTGATATTCGTGACCGTGATACCAAAGAGGAACAGGAGTTAATCGAAGAACTCTTCGAGGAAGCGTTCGACAAAGAACAACAAAACAACATGACCCCGGAACAGGCGCGCCAAAAGCAGCAGGAAGAGTTTCAGCTTCGGATGCAAAAGAGGTCTGAGCGTCAACAGCGTATGGAGCTTGGCTCAAGGCAGTTTCTTGACCTTTCACCCGAAGCCCAAGAGCACCTTCGAGAACTCAAGCGTGGCTTTACAGAGCATGCGGAGCTTGAGCACCGGGAAGGCGAAATCTTGGCTGCGATTCTCGGCGCACGTCCCAAAGAGAAGCTTCGCCACCAGTCGATCGACCAGATCGGAGAGGTGATGGGGACGCTCCTCGAGACGCAACACCCGTGGGAATCCCTCGAGTTTCTAAAACTCATCCACGAATGGCGAGATAAATTTGATGGACCGGTGACCGGAGAACTCAAGAATGTGGTCGCTGAGTGTTTCACAGGCCGTCGTTTGGCGCTGATGATTAAGATGGTGGCCACAGCGCCTCCAGACGTTCGTCGCGCGATTCTACAGATGTTCAATGCACTCCACCTCGGACCAGCATCTACGGAGTTGGTGAGACTTTTGGCCTGGGACATCCCAGAAGACGTCGAAAAGGACGTGAAGCGCTTCTTGATGGAACGCTCCAAATACGGGGTCGGATTCCTAAAACAAGCTATCTTTGAAGTGCCTGCAGAGAAAGCCAAACCGCTCGTCGAGATTGCGGTCGCGCGCATGCCAAAATCCAAAGACGTGATTTTGGAGATCATCACTCAACCCGCGGAGCCAGAGATCAAGGTCATGGCGCTTAGGTCCATGTCGGGTCATTGGGATTCTCCGGACCAGGCCGCCGAACTTCTTACGCCTTTGCTTACGGCATCCCACGAAGGGATTCGAATCGCCGCCTTGCGTGGCTTGGCGGACGCAAACCCCTCGAAACTCTTTCCTCTGCTCAGCGGGATGCTCAATAACCAGCTCGCGAAGAAGTCTGAGAACGAGGCCAAAGAAATCGCCCTGCTCTTCCTGCAACTCGGCGGCGCCCAAGCACTCGTGGAGATGAAAGAGTTGATCCATAAACGCGGCGTAGTCGGTGAGTCTGACCGTGACCTCGCGGTGCTCCTTGCCAAGCTCATCGCGAGAAACCCACAGCCCGGCGTTGTGGAACTGCTTACGGAAGTGGCCAATGATTGGCTCGTTCCCGGAAAGATTAAGTCTACTTGCAAAGAACTAAGCGACTTGCTCACGAGGTAA
- a CDS encoding acetylornithine transaminase — MNTTELLESGNAHNSPSYAPAPVILERGEGVRVWDTEGREYLDFLAGIAVNSLGYAHPALTKALQRQVGELMHVSNMFFTKPQIELMDLLCERSFGDRVFLCNSGAEANETALKLARRYQKAVKGDEDRVEFITFKQSFHGRTFAAITATGQPKYHKGFEPMLPGFTYATFNDLASVEALISERTAAVMVEPIQGEGGVRPADPEFLKGLREICDRFGALLIFDEVQCGIGRTGTLFAYEGYGVAPDIMTLAKGLGGGVPIGACVATEEAFKGFERGSHATTFGGNPLASTAALCVLETVESENLQENAIARGNQLMDGLGKLANGSPTIVEVRGKGLMVGVECVEGAAGEIVGLCRERGLLVNVAGPSTVRFVPPLVVRAEDVQSALGIFEESLHEWEAKQNPSKQVG, encoded by the coding sequence GACAGAACTACTTGAATCCGGAAATGCTCATAATTCACCATCCTACGCTCCTGCACCTGTCATCCTGGAGAGGGGCGAGGGCGTTCGAGTGTGGGATACTGAGGGTCGCGAGTACTTAGATTTCCTTGCCGGAATCGCGGTGAACTCGCTTGGCTATGCGCATCCCGCGTTGACGAAAGCGTTGCAGAGGCAAGTCGGCGAATTGATGCACGTCTCGAACATGTTCTTCACCAAGCCTCAGATCGAGCTGATGGATTTGCTCTGCGAGCGCTCATTTGGTGACCGGGTCTTCTTGTGTAACTCCGGTGCTGAAGCGAATGAGACGGCCCTGAAGTTGGCTCGTAGATATCAAAAAGCGGTCAAAGGTGACGAGGACCGAGTCGAATTCATCACCTTTAAGCAGTCCTTTCACGGGCGTACATTTGCAGCGATTACCGCGACTGGACAGCCGAAGTACCACAAGGGGTTTGAGCCCATGCTTCCGGGCTTCACGTACGCTACGTTCAACGACCTCGCCAGTGTAGAGGCGCTGATAAGTGAGCGCACGGCTGCAGTGATGGTGGAACCTATTCAAGGCGAGGGTGGCGTCAGACCTGCGGACCCCGAATTCCTCAAGGGACTTCGGGAGATCTGCGACAGGTTTGGCGCGTTGCTCATTTTTGATGAGGTCCAGTGCGGGATTGGCCGAACAGGCACCTTGTTCGCGTACGAGGGGTATGGCGTTGCGCCAGACATCATGACTCTGGCGAAGGGGCTTGGCGGTGGTGTTCCGATTGGCGCATGTGTGGCTACAGAAGAGGCATTTAAGGGCTTCGAACGGGGAAGTCATGCGACGACGTTTGGAGGAAATCCTCTGGCGAGTACCGCGGCTCTTTGTGTGCTTGAGACGGTGGAATCGGAGAATCTCCAAGAGAATGCCATTGCTCGAGGCAACCAACTCATGGATGGTCTAGGCAAGCTGGCCAATGGGAGCCCAACGATCGTCGAGGTACGTGGAAAAGGCTTGATGGTGGGGGTTGAATGCGTAGAAGGTGCCGCTGGTGAGATCGTCGGCTTGTGTCGCGAGCGTGGCTTGTTGGTCAACGTAGCTGGGCCGTCGACCGTACGCTTTGTGCCGCCACTGGTCGTAAGGGCCGAAGATGTTCAGTCCGCGTTGGGAATTTTCGAAGAGTCGTTGCACGAATGGGAAGCCAAGCAGAACCCGAGCAAGCAGGTAGGGTAG